The sequence CTGAACCCATGAGATGGAAATGCTGAACATTTGCAAAACTGCTTCCATGAAACATAACCCGTTTAATCAAAGCGGTTTTGTTTTCGTTTCTTCCTATTTTTCAGTTCTGGAATGTTGTGGCATTCTTCGCGAGCCCATCCACGACTCCTGCGCTCTTCGCCGGTGGCCTGCTCGGGTACGTGATGTATGACTGCACCCACTACTACCTGCACCATGGACAGCCGTCCAGAGATCCAGCGAAGCATCTCAAGGTGACTAACTAGCATGATTCCACTTGAAGCCACCGATATAATCTACCAGTAGATGTCACTCATTCCTCGCAAACTTGACTCGTGATGCAGCGGTACCACCTCGGCCACCATTTCAGAATCCAGGACAAGGGCTTCGGCATCACCTCGTCGCTCTGGGACGCCGTTTTCGGGACGCTGCCTTCGTCCAAGATCGCCGCGAAGCTCAGCTGACATGTGCATGAACATGTTCTTTGCATGAGGAATTTTCAGTAGAGTCTGTAGGGCTTAGGTTAGGGACAAGGCTCATCTTGCCTTTCTGCCATGGGTTCGCATGTCTGCACGGTTGGAGTTCTCCAGTGGTGTGTGCTGATGTCTGGCTCTGATGTGAAGACGTTTGGTTGCctcaacttttcatccacagaaaTAGGTTATTCGTTTCGTGGTATTCGACGCTAGGAGGATAAATAGTCATATTCCTTGGTTCAATTGCGATATCTTCTGTCATTTTTCTCTTTGGGTTTTAGTTGTCGGCTGTTGAGAGAATGGTGCGAGATGCTTCTTTCTGGGTCCCAGTCATGAGTTGGCTTGTATCAGCAATTCAGCATCAAGGGATATCAGAAGGATATTCGCATAGTCTTTGCCCCTTTAGATTAGAAGAGTGTGTACAAACTTGAACATGTGTGATGGAAATAAATGAACTTGTACATATGAGAAATGGAACAAGGTAATTTTTCCGGTAAAAATAATGTTACGCGATGAGAAACATGGCAAACCGGAAGCCATTCTTGCAGCTGCAGATCCCACATGAAATACATCAATCCAGCAATACCTTGCAGAGATGCACCCAGGTGCTCGGCCATCTCATTCACAATAATTCTACGGATCATAGTACAGATCTACAGACAGTTGGGGGCATCAGAAGCACATGGGGCTCACTGGTTCAGACGCCCTCCCTTTCAGAATCGAAAGATCCTAGATGCCATCAAAATTAAGTTTCGACAGTAACTAGGTAATCGAGCAAAAGCTGAAATAAATGGATTCGATCTCAGAAAAACAAAAGGCCTGTTCAAAAACAAAATGCACACCAAGCAAAAGCATGTCTGAAATTTTCTGTGATTGGAACTCAAGACAAGTCAACAACAATACATTGTCAGACAAATATGCTGGCACAAGTCTGCTTAGTCTGGGGTGTTTCAAGCGCGGATTACACGGGGTGAATTTTTAGGTCGCCCTCTCTTGCCATTTTTTGTGACCTTTGGCTGGCTGGTCACCAATGCGTACATTCTGACAGCAAATAATTCCTCAGGTAGCTCCTTTTGGTTCTGTCATCAAATTGCAAGATTATGTGGCTGACAAATGGAAGCTGAAGTTTGTCATTTAGGAAAATTTGTCATTTTGCGAGATGCATACCTTGATGGTGTGGATATACAATCCACACTTGTTAAATAGCTCCCTGAAATATGCATCAGACCTAGTGACACTGTTATCCTCCTTGTCTAAGACAAATCCTGACAATGCAAATATTACAAATAATTTCCAAATGAGTACAACATGGTGCTTTTCTATCGTAAAATACAGCTGATGCAGTAACAAGGTGAATCATTTGATACAGTAAGCTCACCATTTTTTGCAATGTTCTCTTTCAGAACAAAAAACCCATCTGGTTTGAGCCCAACCTGGAAACAACATTGCCCGTATATGTTTAATTAACATGCATACGTAGTTGAACAGCCATATACATAATATTTTATCAGGTTTTGACTATACTAATAGGTGCACAGACATTGTCAAAGAGAACCAGAACTGGAACTAAGCCATAAGTAAAAATACAGACTGGAGTTGGCTTAGAAGATGTCGCTTGTTCCAATTTGCACTGTACATGTAATTGTTGAAACTACATGGTGAGCATCTTTCTACATATGCATAAGAAATTTCTTGCAAGCATTTGATTAGCAGCGAAAAATATCAACATCCTTTCTCCAATAATAGAACAGCACTATAGCATGCTTCTGCATATaatttactccctctgtaaactaatattagtttacagagggagtacatgtacTTTAAAAATACAGAAAAAAACTTCAAGGCAAGAAATTAGCATAatgttaaaataaaataaaagtgagTTTAAACTGAATGACCTTTGCACGgttaaaaaatgaaataaaatcatCATCAGTAAGTTGCCCTATGCACCACTGGATCCATATCACGTCATATCTTCCTTCCTCCGGAGTGAAGTCCTGAAGCAAGAAGCAAAATTTACCATCTGGAAAGAAGCAGCAAGAAATTTAAAAAAGCCTAATCACAATAAGAATGCTCAACCAACCTGAAGAGGTATACAATAAAAGTTCGCAGCCTTGTGTGTATCATGCCCTACATCCATACAGCTACTAAGATTTTCCCGTGCCGCTTCCAGAAAATGGGCTACTGGCTCAACGAGATCAACCTGAAAACCCAACTCCAGTTTAAAATGAATCATCGACATTTGGAAAATACAAACAAGATACACTAAAACGAATCATTGATAttacagaagaaaaagaaaatcacaaTTCAAGTTGTTATACATCAgggagaaaacaaaaaaatagtaagTTCTGGCAAACATCACTGTGTGCGTAGAACAACAGAAGCTGAATGGACCGAGGATAACTCTTCATTAGTCTAGAACTGGTACCATGTATGGACTGAGGATAACTCTTTTCAGGCTCAACGGATCATACTTCAGGCACAACGGATTATGGTATAAACTCAAAACTGACCATGAGTTTCACTGCATACCTCATTGAAATGCTTGATAAGAAAATTCTTCGTAACCCGCCCGATGCCAGAGCCACAATCTGCCATAATT comes from Triticum aestivum cultivar Chinese Spring chromosome 5B, IWGSC CS RefSeq v2.1, whole genome shotgun sequence and encodes:
- the LOC123113514 gene encoding alpha N-terminal protein methyltransferase 1 gives rise to the protein MDSRGFDSTGREFSSATEMWAQEIGATASASASASEVPPGAAAAAAASSNGDAGEEAGGEGKREEWYSKGIAYWQGVEASTEGVLGGYGCVNDADVKGSAAFLRPILAERFGAAKRHLVALDCGSGIGRVTKNFLIKHFNEVDLVEPVAHFLEAARENLSSCMDVGHDTHKAANFYCIPLQDFTPEEGRYDVIWIQWCIGQLTDDDFISFFNRAKVGLKPDGFFVLKENIAKNGFVLDKEDNSVTRSDAYFRELFNKCGLYIHTIKNQKELPEELFAVRMYALVTSQPKVTKNGKRGRPKNSPRVIRA